In the Rhinoderma darwinii isolate aRhiDar2 chromosome 13, aRhiDar2.hap1, whole genome shotgun sequence genome, one interval contains:
- the SOX18 gene encoding transcription factor SOX-18: protein MHRSESNYCREETTLGRGGGSSWVPPPAAAPEPGRTSKSPVPQVSPAPSPQSGYGGYSSSDEKPGDPRIRRPMNAFMVWAKDERKRLAQQNPDLHNAVLSKMLGQSWKSLTAIEKRPFVEEAERLRVQHLHDHPNYKYRPRRKKQAKKMKRVESSSMLRPEGYPGVHAPTNLTHFRELQPLASSELESYGLPTPEMSPLDVLEQGEPAFFPPHMREDTESMPFRSYQHGIDYGQEKTLRELSIPYSPSPSHVSNILRTPPSTAFYYNPHGGPPTCMPLGQLSPPPEAPQLDTMDHLNPSELWGDVDRNEFDQYLNMSRTQMSIPGYHLPMTKLATARTMPCEESSLISALSDASTAMYYSPCITG from the exons ATGCATAGATCTGAGTCAAATTACTGCAGAGAGGAGACTACTCTGGGTCGAGGCGGTGGAAGTTCATGGGTCCCTCCTCCGGCCGctgctcctgagcctggtcgaacctCCAAATCTCCTGTACCTCAGGTCAGTCCTGCTCCGAGCCCCCAGTCTGGATATGGCGGCTACAGCTCCTCCGATGAGAAGCCTGGTGACCCCCGGATCAGGCGCCCTATGAATGCTTTTATGGTGTGGGCCAAGGACGAGAGGAAGAGACTGGCGCAGCAAAACCCGGATCTACACAATGCCGTACTAagcaagatgctgg GTCAGTCCTGGAAGAGTCTGACCGCTATAGAGAAACGCCCCTTTGTGGAGGAGGCGGAACGCTTGCGTGTTCAGCATCTTCATGACCATCCAAATTACAAGTACCGCCCACGTAGAAAGAAGCAGGCCAAGAAGATGAAGAGAGTTGAATCTTCCTCAATGTTGAGACCTGAGGGTTACCCTGGAGTACACGCTCCTACCAACCTCACGCACTTCCGAGAACTGCAGCCTTTGGCTTCCAGTGAACTGGAGAGTTATGGGCTGCCAACCCCAGAAATGTCTCCATTGGATGTTCTGGAGCAGGGTGAGCCAGCCTTCTTCCCGCCACACATGCGGGAAGACACGGAGTCCATGCCCTTTAGATCCTACCAGCATGGCATCGACTATGGCCAAGAGAAGACGCTGAGGGAGCTCTCCATACCATACTCTCCCTCGCCTTCTCACGTGAGTAACATCCTTAGGACTCCACCGTCCACTGCATTCTACTACAACCCTCATGGTGGTCCACCAACCTGCATGCCACTGGGCCAGCTTTCTCCTCCTCCTGAAGCACCTCAGCTGGACACCATGGATCATCTGAATCCATCCGAGCTATGGGGAGATGTTGACCGCAACGAATTTGACCAATATTTGAATATGAGCAGGACTCAGATGTCCATTCCTGGCTATCACTTGCCAATGACCAAGCTGGCTACCGCTAGGACTATGCCCTGTGAGGAGAGCAGTCTGATTTCTGCTCTCTCTGATGCCAGCACTGCTATGTACTATAGCCCTTGCATCACCGGATGA